From the Scomber japonicus isolate fScoJap1 chromosome 8, fScoJap1.pri, whole genome shotgun sequence genome, the window TGAAAAAGAGAGGCCATACAATTTGTTGACAGTAGTTTGATAACAATATTGGTCTTGCCCTGTGGAGAACTTACATTATGTTCTAATCTGAATCTTTGTCAAGATGCTGTGGTAGAATATACTGTTGTTTAGATAATTAAATTCTTAGAAAATGAGTCTCGAGAAAAGTGAGATATTTGTAACATCAGGgtagtgtagtagtgtgtggTTACTTTATAAAGGAATGCGTTCACCACATTATGTGAATTCGTCTTGCTCGATCCCCCCAGAGGAGCTGCAGAAGGAGATCATATGATTGTTCAAAGATTCTCCACAAGATCTGTGTCATCCAGCAGCCAGCGGAGAACATAACAAGCCTGGCAGGACTAACGCTGTGGTCAGACTGGTCAGAGGCGCCTGTGAAAGCTCATTTCGATCCTTAGTCAAACAATCACAAGTCAAGTAATCTAACTTGAGCTGAGCGTGAGTTGCAGGATTGTGCTTTCTAAAACTATGCATGATTGGACATAGAGTTCTTCTGACATGTGTTGACCTATTGCCTGCTGATATTGGCAGAGCTGTCCCACTGGGAGTGAGTCATAATCTGATTGACCATCTAATCAGAATAAGTTGTACATTATAGCGACAACTCGCGTGGGAAGACACATGCTGTTACTTCTGTCTCTATGACATCCTCATAGCCTCTGTGTTGTTATATTTTCAggattacattttaatattattcgCTTGTTTTGGGTGGGAAATTTTCACAAATATTTCATTACGAGAGGAATCTCTGGCTCACAAAGCGTCCTCATAGAAGGTAGTGTTATATAAAGTGCAGAAACATGTGAAAATCCAAAGACTCACTGGTTAATGAAACAGACCAAAATGTACAATTCCATACTGACATTCATTGCCAGAGGGAATATTTAAATGAGGTTGCACACCAATGGGAATTTcctaaaagacataaaaacactgtAGGAACGTATCACGACATCGAACTCAGCTCAATTTGTCTTGACCTTTCCCATTGTGTTCATCACATGTCTTAACCCTCTGAGCACAATCTTTTCTATTGTCTTTcttaaccttaaatataaactaAACACTGGCAGATCATGCAATTAACATTAGCAAAGGCTTGAAGCATTTATTGAGATGTTTATCTTATCTTGACAAAGAATCATATGACATCTGAAGCATGTGATACTATTAACTATGAACCAGACAGGACAAGCTactgtttctttttgtgttggtttatgttttctctctgtatttGTGCTCAGTTGTGACAACAACAGACACTTTTAGACTGGTTCAGTTTGAACGTGCAGCACAGGCAAATGTATATTTGCATCCTACAGATTATTATGCAGAATAAATTATAGTTTGTCTGGTCTGACGTGCAGGAAATCACACAAATAATCATTACAGACTAATTTCCAGGGCATGTTTTGTCATGCATATAGACACTGTGGCAACAGTGGCATTtcagttcacattttcataatttaattataGACCTCAGGCATACCAGCATCTATTCAATTAAAGATGTTCTTAGAAAAGTTGGTTAAGCCCTCTGTTATGCCCTCATTTGCAGGCAGTGCTTATCACTCACTGTTTTCAATCTCATGTCTATGGAGTATATTTGTGGATACAAAGCACAGACTGTTCCCAGGTCAGTGTTTCTTGATGTGATAGAGAATGATTTGCTCTGGTAGGTCAGTGATCAGTCTCAGTGTGTATATATTAGAGAAACATGATTGGATGTTGTGGTTCTTAAATTATGCAAAATTAAATGTGGTGTGGGACAATGAAACAATACATGTGTCTGCATTTATGCACTGTACTTATGCTGAATTGGAATAGTTGGTATATGAATATCAgtcaaaatattaaaactgGTGGTGATTAGTGATGAGTCTAATGAGAAGACGGCAGAATGGAAAATGGACTGCAGATCGTGTGGCAGAGATGGGGAGGAGGTGGGGCGCAGGAACAGTTGTATGACAGaactgaagcagagagagagaggcatatTTAAACAGATTGCGACAAGATGAAAGGCTAAGGCTTTTTGCTATTGGCTGCCAAGAGTGACAAGTGACTGACAACTCAATTAAGATCACGCTCTTGGACATGACAAACTAGAAAAAAGATGAGTATgcgtgaaagaaggaaggaaggttactCCTGATGCCTGTATGTACAGTagtcttcctgactgaactttcAGTAAGCTTCATTTCTTGAGCAGGGAAAATGGACAAGCATTAGGGTCTGGGTCACTTTGACAAGGGCCAAATTGTTATGGCTAGAATACTAGGTCAGAGAATATTCAAAACATCAGGTGGGGTGTTCCCAGTATGCAATGGTCAGTACCTACCAGAAGTGGTCCAACAAAGGACAACCAGTGAACCTGCGACAGGATCATGGACACCCAAGGCTCACTGATTTGTGCGGGGAGCGAAAGCGAGCCCATCTGCTCTGATTCCACGGAATAGCTATTGGAGCTCAAATTTCTAAATAGTTAATGCTGGCTATAATAGACAGGTGTCAGAACACACACTGCATCGGAGCTTGCTGTGTATGGGGCTGCGTAGCCGCAGACTAGTCTAAGTGCCCATGTTGACCTATGTCCACTGCCCAAAGTACCTATAATTGGCATGTGAGCATCAGAACTGCACCATGGAACAACTGAAGATGATGGCCTTGTCTGATGAGTCATGTTTTCTTTCACATCATGTGGACAGCTGAGTGCCTGTGCATTGTTTACATGGGGTAGAGATGACACTGGGATGCACTATGGGGAGAAGGCAAGCAGGCAGAGGCAGTGTGATGCTCTGAGCAATGCTCTGCTGGGAAACCTTAGGTCCTGGCATTTATGTGGATGTTACTTTGACACCTACTATCTATCTAAACATTGTTGCAGACAAAGTACAGGAATGGTTTGAGGAACATGAGTTCAAGGTGTTGCTTTGGCCAAACTCCCCAGATCTCAATCCGATCGAGCATCTCTGGGATGTGCTTGAAAAGCAAGTCAGATCCATGGAGACCCCACCTTGCAACTTACTACAGGACTTCTGCTGCTAAAGCAACAATGTCAGATATCAGAGGACACCTTCAGAGGTCTTTTGGAGTCCATGCATTGATGGGTCGGAGCTGGTTTGGCAGCACGAGGAGGCCCACACAATATTAAGCAGGTGGTTTTAATGATTTGAGTGATAAGTGTATATCAATGCACATTCAtgcattttctttctgtatGTTGTGCATGAGGAAAGTATGTATTAGTGGTGCATTTGACATACATTACACTGAATGTGATTCTAACAGGTTCAGTCATTTCAATCATGAACATATTGTTGACTAATCGCATTTGGTTATCACATCAGCCTTGAAGTGACACAAAAAACAGAAgtcaataaaaaatacacactaGTGTTATTAACATCAAGAAACTTTCAACTGTATGATACTTCCTGCAGATGAAACAGTACACACCCTTAGATGCATGAAGAAGCTCCAAACTACCCTCCTTACAGGAACACAGTAAATGCACGTTAACCCTTACACAAAGGAGGAAATGATTTTCCCACTAGAAATGAGTGCACACTCCTCAATGCTCCTGTCAAATAGCTTAATGTCACAGGCAATTATACTCTTAACCGTAATGGGTGCTCATCAAGACTGATGGGAGCAATGCAAGAAGAGGCTTGTCTACTTCTGTTCAGCTGCCGCTGTAAAACTAGACTAAGTGGAACATATTTGACCTGTAGTGGAGAGTCGGCATATGCCAAGCAATCacgtttttgacatttttagacatttatGCTTCATTGCATCAACTCTAGATTGCTAAAGCAGGCAGCTTCCCAGGGCCCAAAGCTCCAGGAATTCTGACGGGTCCCTTTGTGCGGGCTTATAATATGTAACTGACATTGTGGTAATTTGAATTCATGCATATGTATTTTGGAATATTCACCTTTTAAACTCAAAGGAATTGATATAGTTAAGGGGCAGTTTCAAACCAAGAGTGCTATTATTACATAATAGCTGTATCATTCAAAAGGCATATTACAAAACcccatcattatttttaatgtgaaaattatttatttcaattattaGTGAGTAAATCTATTACTATACCAAATGGATGTAGTTCCATTATCTTAAAATCacacttttttatttacattgtaagtCTCCTGAAACTAGAAAactgtctttcaaactattaAGTGCATTAGCGGCCATCTGAAAGCTGGTCTAGAAGCCAAGTTCTAGACTAAACTGGCCTTTCTAAACCAAACTGCCTCAGAATGGTCTCAGACATAGTTTGAAATAATCTTCTATTTGAATTAAATGGACTGATTTCTCCATAGAAGCAGGTTTAGCTTCACAGTAATGCTCTCTGTCACATGGATGGCACATGGATTACATAAGGAGCCAGATGAATTGTGATTGACTGGATCGACTCTTGCAGTCATTGTGATGAAATTATTTTCCAATGGACTATTTCTTACATGCGCTTATAAAAACAGCAGTGGTCACCAATTCACTGCTTGAACATTGTTTGTAATCACAAAGAAACACCTCTCCATGTGCTCATCACACAGGGTTTTATGTTTGtgactgtatttttttctgcttctgttgTTGCATCAGTTTTTACTCCTCTCACTTGACCATACTGTGGCTTTATGTCATCTGTTCCAGCTTTTGTGAGCAGCCTCAGGCCAGTGCTGTGTGCACATCATCTCATTAAGGGAGACTAGCGTATTGTAGGTGGCTACAATGAGATAGCCCAGGACTCCAATGTCTGAAAGTAACCAATCAATTGTTAAGACATCCTTAAGAAAGCTACTTATGAAGCCAGGATGAAATATTCTTGATTACTTTGGATTTGATTTATACCCTGATTGAGTCTTTTTTTGATTAGCTGAGCTGTGATTCATCCATGCTTATTCCTCACTTGATCCAGATAAGAGTTTTATTGAGTGCTCATGCTCTTTTTCAGCAGTGtcctgcttcacattcacacaggtGCACATCGTCACTCCCTGGAGCTGACCAGGGCGAGCACCGTCCTCCACTGTCAGCCACTGAGCAGATGGGAGGTACGACCCTACTAACCCCGTCTTGCACCACTACTTGCAGTGGCAGTTGTTGAGAGAACGAAAAGATTTACTGCTCAGGTTTCAGTTCTGCTGCAGCAGCCACCAGCCCAGTTCAACTGCAGTTATAGCAACAGTACTGTCTTaaaaatagcagcagcagcatgctTCACAAACCAAATAATGTCATTTATGGCTGTTAATTTAACAAGCTCATCAGCTTGCTTTGTGTCGCCACTGCAAGCCTTTATTTACAAATGTATGAGCGTCTTCTAAGAAATAAGTAATCACATAAAGCACAGACAGATCTGGAGCACTGTATTTCTCTGAGGAAGAGCAAATtatataatagaaaaaaacatgagacatatacagtacatgggGGCAAAATGGGGACAGATGAGAACATTTGAAACTCATTACTAAATGCAGATAGAAAGACATTTCAGCAGTGTAGAAATTGTTTCAGAACTTGACAGTTGATTGTCTTGTCTCAATTGTAAGTAATTTTTGATAAAAGTGTCTGCCAAAtaactaaatgtaaatgtaaaatgtaactcATTATGAGCTAAATCTTGACTTTAAACAGCTTTTTACAATTATGCCACATTTTACAGACAACTGACTGTCAGGAGGAAGGCTTTTAATATGTGTGAACCAGAAAGTTTCAACGTAATGAGCAACAGAGAAAGTTTAAGCTGCTGTCAGTAGAATTTAACATTTCATGACTTTGGCAACCGTATGAGTCTCTTCATGGTAGAGTTTGGATTATTATTGCTTCAGGTATCATTGCTCTTTTTCACTGAGGAATCAGCATGAACCCCTCCTAGACATGACTGGGTAAACACACCACTTGCTGAGCGCTCAGTGGTTCTGACTTTCAAACAGAAAAGATGTGGACAAATATTCAAATCCCTCCTCAATTTGTCCATTGATAccagtttatgttttttttaacagcagcaTCTCTAAAACCTTCAGTGAAGGTACTAGCTTCAAGCAACAGCTGAAATCTTTATGTTGCAGAGTGGTACTTTgaactaaatgctaacatcagcatgctagcACGCTCACAATAACAATGTTAACTGATGCTGATGTTTAGGGTAGAAGGTATAATCTTTCCTATGTTCTCCATCTTAGTTTGGTGTCTAAGCATGCTTATATTTGACACAatgtacagctgaggctgatgggagtTTTGAAGTATttaatcataaataaaatgGAACATTTGACCTGATGATTGTGCTATATGAGGGGATCACCAGTGTTATTACAGTTTATCCTGAGggacataaatgtgtgtgatccATCTATtgattgttgagatatttcagtcatgACCAGATTAGTGGACACCAACTTTGCCACCTATAAAAATAAGTTAGTAAGTTTAATAGGTCCTCTATTTGAAAGATGGTCACTTCATTCCTATCTTGTCCTTGATCACACTGTATCTAAAATTAAAACCAGCTAGACTTGCTGGTTCAGTCATGCAAACATTTTGTCGCTCAACAGGCCTTTGACTAGTAGATAAAATCATCACAGACACACTTGATGACACCAATTACACTCTTGTTTCTATCTCTGGGAGCGAGGGATTTATACTTGCATACCTAAAGAAAAAGATCAAgatgataaaatataaattaataatgtTACTTTCATTCAGggtggatttttctttttctgccagTAGCTGACAGAGCTGTGTTTAAAGAGCTTGTTGAAGCAGGCCTACAGGAGCCAGGGACAAGCGAACATGGCCCAAACTCAAAAAGTGTACTTTATTTGAAGGCCtcttaaaataattatattatgaTGCACTTTGAAGAGAAGTGGGAACAGAAGAGAAGCATCACAGGAAATGAACAAATGGTACCTGAGGCCAGCTGGAGGAAAGCTCACATATATTCCTGCTGACTTGTGGTCAGATCCCAGCGGAGCCATGTCTGCTGGATCAGCGACTATCTTTCAAAGCTGATTCCCAGTGATGTACAGAACAAAGCTGCAATGAAAATCACATCTTTTGGTGTGAGGGTTAACCGGCAGGCTTTGAGGTATACTCACCATTAAAAAAACGTAATTCCTGATGATAGTCTGGATCAGTTCAAGTTTTTAAAGCTGGCACTCATCACAACTTTGAAACAAGGAGAGTGTTTAAAAAGCACTggagtaaaatgtgtttatcagaAATGTGCAATAAGAGAATACAAATCCCTTTTTGTATTAAAGTAATTGTACCATGTGGCTCAATGTTACGGGTATTTAAGAGTCTCATAATGTGCTTCTATGTCATCTTTCCAGTGCCTCAAGCCTGAAGAGGTAGTAATCTTTGGTCTGATTGATTCTTCCTGTTAGATTACACTTTGAACATGAAAGAATACAACATCAAagtaacatacagtattaaTAAAGTGGAACTTCAGGGGATATACATTAACGTACCTCAATGACACACTTTGTTAACTCTTCTCCTTGATTTAAAGTTGTCAAGTTGTAAAGAGAACCAATATTTCCGTTCTTTAGGCTCAGTATAACTTGCCCTCTTTTCATTTGCTTGTCCTGTTACATGAAACAGCAAATTATATTTGAAGGGAGGGAACTAGTGTCCGCTGAGGCGCAGATGTGTTTGGTAAAGCGCACAGACAACGCGCATGGTAAATAGTCACATCATAGTTTGCTTCCAGAGATAAACATGTACCAGAGATAATCTTGTGCTCCTTCTTGTTTTGATCTTCTGActattttaaataatatcatTTTGGTTTTTGAACAAAATCCACGCCGGGACAAACTCAAGGAAAGGATACGCGCTCTGGGAGAGTGGTCTCGAGTTAGCTGCCCAAGTTTGGAGACGAGCCGTCAGCTGGAGAGCGCCCGGTGCGCGCTTCTACCCCAACTGCATCGACGTACTTACTAAGGGGATTTGAAGATGAATGAAACGGACTTATTTTGccaaaacaaccaaacagtCAATTTGACTAACGCATCATGTATAAACGGAACTCCCTCACCTTTCAGCCACATCGATATCACCACTTTCATGCACATTTTTCCAACCATTTATGGCATTTTGTGTTCAGTCGGAGTTATAGCCAACGGACTGGTCATCTATGCGGTGGCAGCATGCAAGAAGAAGATGGTTTCAGACATCTACGTGCTGAACTTGGCAATAGCAGATATGCTCTTTTTGCTTGTGATGCCCTTCAACATTCACCAGCTGGTGAGAGACAGGCAGTGGGTCTTCGGAAACTTTATGTGTAAAGCGGTTGTGGTGGTGGATGTCAGCAACCAGTTTACCACCGTGGGGATTGTTACTGTGTTGTGTATTGATCGGTAAGTTTTAAATCCGCACATTTCATACCAGTTTTtgtcaatgttttatttttattctttagaGGCTGTTGAAAAATGTAAGAGCTATTCTGTATtacagtggttctcaaagtgggcCCCAGGGACACCCCAGGGGTCTTTGAGGGGGTTCCAGAGAGTCCCCATCAAAAAAGGGAATCATATATTTTCACCATAATTTCATCCataaataacacaatgacaacATGTCTGATTTCTTTAGTCATGTGCTTCATGTACTaataaaacatccaaaaatctaaaatcttatcagatgggACCCTGGGACAAAATCTAATCAAATGGGGGTCTGCATCCTAATTTGCACAGCACACAGCACAgcagtttattaaaaatgacaatattcaTCTgaatttcaacaacaacaacaacaacaacattgtaaaaatatttgaattttcCCTGTTACCCAGTGTCCTAAAAGATGACATAATTGAAGAAAGAGACAATccctaaaaaaacatctaaaaatataCTAATGGAGCATGTTATTGATGTGTGTGACAGCCCATGAAGACACAATGTTCCCTGCATAAATGATGTAGCCTATGTCATGTTTATGATCTGAACACATGCAGGCCATTTAAATCTCTCTTTATGCCAAGTGTCCAACTGATAAACGTCTCCATTTAAAGGTCATTACCAGACTCAGTCGTTCTCAGGGTTATAATGTCACACATCCTCAGAATAATGTACataatgcatttgtgtgtacGACCAGTTCATTGTGTTCTGATTTGCATTACCTGTACTAAAACATGTCATTTACTCACTCCTTTGCATGTAGTGTAGTGCTACACTACATATAGTCAAATGcataagtgtttgttttttattattaatatcaatCAATACTTTTTTGTAGCATCTAGCCTTGACATCACCACAAATCAGCCGTAATGTCTctaattacttttatttaatcaaaCAGTCTTTTGATAAACTAAccccatttaaaaaacattattattagtattagtagtattatatGGTTATATGGgtataaaactaataataaactaaaagaaacaagacaaaagTTATCTTGAGTgtccaaaaaaatacaaaaacccAAAAGTAATTCTAGTGTTTAATACCTTTCACATGGAagattaaatgtgttatttgtcaGCCTCATTCAATAGAGCTGTTGTGATGAGAGTTTCCCAGTTGACAGCTCCAATGATACACCTCAGCCCTCTGCCCTCTATAATCCAAACCACATTGCTTTGAAGGTGTTTATCTGAGTTCAGGAGCACTTCAGAGTCTAGTCAAAGTGAGTAAGTTCACTTTGAATATCAGTGTAACAAAGTTGCAACTATTAAAAAACAGTCGTATCTACACAACTGTTGATAACTCAAACTCAAATctacacattaacacatacattattatttcatttcatggcACTTTTATGGATGCCAACCCAATCCTGTTTCCAACTCACATCACAGCAGAGTCAAATCAAACTGTTGCACATTTGTTGAAGAGAAACTTTACAAATTATGACATGTGCTAAGTTCTTATATAGATATATTCTAAAGTAAAGACGTTCAcaagaaacatttaaacaatagGAACAAATAAGTTTAGTGTGAATTCTGTCTAAAGAAACCTTTTTGGACTTAAACCAATTTACTCTGGTGCTGTTTTTCTTCACTAGCACACTACAGAGAGATCAATAATCTTGACATACAGGGCTTTGTACAGTTTGTGTCTTTTATTGCTTCCTCAAACTAAAAGGATGTAGCCACAAATACAGCTACAGagcataaaacatttagtgctCTGTGAGGCTCGCTGCTATGTGAGTTTAGACAGTCTGACGTTTTTAATCACATCAAAATCTAACTTTTCTGATATATGGTAACACTTCAGTAAGCTCTGGACTGGATGttgatgtgtgtttattgaGTGCACAATCAGACTAATAGTATATGTAAAGGCTTCTGTTGCTacataataaatattgatttatgGTCGTTATCAGGAAGTCTAGCAAGAAACTGAAAGAATGTCACCTTCTTAATAGTTTACATACCTGTTTAATCTAACTAGACAGGTTGagcacacacagagtaacatgTCGACTCAAACTGGAAATATGTAATTTCCTCCACTTCAGTGTCACTTGGTGTAAGTAATGATAAAGCGGTCATTCATTTCCTGTAAATGGCTTGACAAGTGAGCTCAATTTTGACCGAACTGGCTGAGCAGCTCCTCAAATTGAAACACCATCAAATACAAAATCCAAATGGaaatgtgtttcatattttactgCTAAGTCACCTTGTTCAAATTACACTAATTTGTCATTGCCTTCATCACTCTACTGAACACGTAATATGTTGAGTGTATCTCAGACATGGTACTTGATTTCATGGTTCCCCCTTGCCTGATTTGATTCTCTGAGCTTGTCAAGGATGAAAATGACCTCTTGAAGCAAAACGAATGTTCTTTACATGCACTTCAGCAAAGTTGCttttatcatctatgtgtcaGACCGCAGTCCAGctctaaaaaaaagtgaattctTCCTCCTAGGTACATAGCTATTGTCCACCCCACATCAGAGAAGCGGACCATCCAGTGGACCATTATCATCAACATGCTTGTGTGGCTTGGCAGCTTCCTCCTCACTGTACCTGTCATGATATACGCTAAGGTGGTGCGCAGGCAGCATTTGGAGGTCTGCATGATGTACCTGGACGGGCCTGAGGACATGTACTGGTACACTCTCTACCAGTCTATCCTGGGCTTCATCATCCCCCTCATCATCATTAGCACCTTCTACTCACTCACGCTCTATCACGTCTTCAGCTCCATTCGTCGGGTCAAGCGTAAACAGTCTGTGTGGGCAAGGAGGGCCACTAAGATGGTCCTGATGGTGATCGCCCTATTCCTGATCTGCTGGTCACCATACCATGTCATTCAGGTTGTCAATCTGAGCAACAACACCCCGACTATTGCTTTTGTCTATGCCTACAACATCAGTATCTGCCTCAGCTACTCCCACAGCTGCATCAATCCGCTCATGTTGCTCATCTTTGCCCAGAACTACCGCGAACGTCTTTGTCGCAAGAACACACTGCACAGCTCCCAGCACTCTTCAAAGATCACAGTGGTCAAAACAGATGGTTCGAGTATGGCCAATGACCCCAACTACCGCAGTACTGTCATTTAACCAGAacgatttttttttgtatatacaaatgttcatgttttgctGCTCACCCAAATGGAAGTAGCTTGGGATGAATGGTGTTGCTTGTGGTGAGGTCACACTCCTCAGCTTTTTCACATAAATAAGTCGGAAATTGATACCATACTTAAGACTTGGTATTAAGAATGAGCAGCGATATCAACGACGACCGAAAAGAGTAAAGTGCAGGTCATGTCGGAGGTTTCAACAGATATTCataggaaaaagaaacagatcTACTTCTCAGAGGGTGGCAAATGCGCTAAAAAGGAAAGTAACAGTCACTGAGCCGAAACTAGAGGGAATATGAGCACTGACTTTTAAAAGATGCAAAGATGAGAAGGGATACTGAGGAACGACTGAGGTGTggctcctttttctttttggactGGGGAGATTTCACAAGAATTGAATGGGCTACACCCACACTACCTGTCACGCTGGTCAGTGACTGAAGTGCAGCTTATGAGATTTCTCCCTGGGTAACGTGAACATGTGACAGCGAGAGAGTGGGAAACAGTGAGAAATCTTTAGATACTCTGTAGTCTCACACTCGCTCTGTTATTATAAGCCCAATTCCCGCAGGCTCATGATGACATCTAATTCCACTTCACAGCCGTACGAGTTGTTTGATCATGCTTTTTAGTTCCACACATTATGACACCTTCAATCTGAACAGATGAGAACTGTGGAAATACAATTACTGATAGCACTTTCTAATAAGGCACCATATAACTAATGGATTTATTAAtggtaaataaatcattttctaaTGCTTTCTCCATCAATGGCAAGcaattaataatgatatatttcTAATAAGCCCTATTTAATAAGCCATCAAGTCTGCAGTTACTAATAAGTCATTCATTAAGAGCTGTAGTAATCTAATAATAAGTCTGCAGTTGTAAGTATAAATACATTGTTAATAAATGATCACCTGTAGTAGCCCTTATTTTAAAGTAAACAGCCAGACCTGTCAGAGGTAGTTTTCACATCATGGCAACATAAAATTTGTCATTATTAAAATCTGATAACTAATCTATAAAGGGCTGATCTATAAATTCATCAGTTACAGTACAGGTGCTTTATTAAAATGTGGTACACAATTATCTACAGTaatatatgaacatttaaagaaataaatctcCTATATGAAATAAACGTGTGTAATTGATATTAGTCAAACATTAGATAAACACTTCACAGCTGATCCAAACAGTCTCATGACAGCTCAGTCGGCATGTTGAATTTGTAGTTACTAACATAACTACAAATTGCTGAGTGTTACCAGTGTATCTGCTGTATCTCATGAGTATTTGCCCCAGAATGGATGACATATGCTCTGCCTTATAATGGAGCTGAATGGTTTgttataaatacagtatttgcAGAATACAATACGGGTTTCTcataataaacacaggtttaaCATCTGTTCTCTTGCTGTCTAGACTTAGTAGAACAAcccatttctgtttgttttagcCCGTCATAGCAGAAAGCTGTGGCGTAAAGCTTCTGCTTTAGAGTTACACCAAAAGACAAACAAGAATCTTTCAGGTTGTCAAGAGAAGCCTTCAGTGGTGCAAATGATCTCTGTGGATGTtttacaatctttttttttaaattttttttaatgtgagcTACAAACCACCAACACTGTCATGTTATCAGGTGGGGTTGACTAAAGGTATTTTGTTAGGCAGCAATACACAGAGCAATGGACATCATATAATATATTGATTGCTTTGATTGGTTGGTTTTGTGGTGACAGTCTGGAGTTTAATGTAAACTCTCCTTCAGATTGTGACTGTTGATGTTATTATTCCCACTTATTTTTACTGAAAGACCAATCTGTATCCACTCTAGAGCGG encodes:
- the LOC128363268 gene encoding melanin-concentrating hormone receptor 2; amino-acid sequence: MNETDLFCQNNQTVNLTNASCINGTPSPFSHIDITTFMHIFPTIYGILCSVGVIANGLVIYAVAACKKKMVSDIYVLNLAIADMLFLLVMPFNIHQLVRDRQWVFGNFMCKAVVVVDVSNQFTTVGIVTVLCIDRYIAIVHPTSEKRTIQWTIIINMLVWLGSFLLTVPVMIYAKVVRRQHLEVCMMYLDGPEDMYWYTLYQSILGFIIPLIIISTFYSLTLYHVFSSIRRVKRKQSVWARRATKMVLMVIALFLICWSPYHVIQVVNLSNNTPTIAFVYAYNISICLSYSHSCINPLMLLIFAQNYRERLCRKNTLHSSQHSSKITVVKTDGSSMANDPNYRSTVI